The proteins below are encoded in one region of Sphingobium yanoikuyae:
- a CDS encoding methyltransferase domain-containing protein — MRRKARIAAARGIGKVEPGRLPDTIGFDGRCYDLIVLLDVLEHVEQDREALAALRDRLAPGGRILLTVPVAPWLWSEHDMLHHHKRRYTAASLYAVARDAGLQVHEKGRFNALLFPVAVLARAVQRLTGRGAASEAAPPTSLNTLLRHVFATERHLFGRVSLPFGLSLYAILTA; from the coding sequence GTGCGCAGGAAGGCACGCATTGCTGCTGCGCGCGGCATCGGCAAGGTCGAGCCAGGCAGGCTGCCCGACACAATCGGCTTCGACGGACGGTGCTACGATCTTATCGTGCTGCTTGATGTGCTCGAACATGTCGAGCAGGATCGCGAGGCGCTGGCTGCGCTGCGCGATCGGCTGGCGCCGGGCGGAAGGATACTGCTGACCGTTCCGGTTGCCCCGTGGCTCTGGTCGGAGCATGACATGCTGCACCATCACAAGCGTCGCTACACCGCTGCCAGCTTGTATGCCGTTGCACGTGACGCTGGCTTGCAGGTCCATGAGAAGGGGCGTTTCAATGCGCTGCTGTTCCCGGTGGCGGTCCTTGCCCGTGCGGTTCAGCGGCTTACCGGGCGTGGCGCCGCAAGCGAGGCCGCACCGCCAACATCACTGAATACTCTGCTGCGTCATGTCTTCGCGACCGAGCGGCACCTGTTCGGGCGTGTGAGTCTGCCCTTTGGCCTTTCCCTCTACGCCATCCTGACCGCCTGA
- a CDS encoding 6-pyruvoyl-tetrahydropterin synthase-related protein: MTPLAALGILLMLPSFLFGPGANHSYLYNYMWTGHFGEQMAAGQLYERWLPNSFEGLGSPTFYFYPPLAYWLSGGLAAIGIPVLQAINVAALLLLIASGMAMHRWLASRGTHPLLGAALYMLAPYHLHDFYVRGALAEFASFIWLPLIALGIARLPSRSGIALLALSYGALILTHLPVATLTGPFLIAPLMLHRIWQDRSTLVPGLIAGILAFTLAAFYLLPAATLQAHMSTALLWTGKYHAANWSIWREDLLLFPCIALGLGLLAWPARSIWSGIAIVTALASINLIPFLWQIDLLDKTQFPWRALGIVEFTTITALMTYRPRPVLLAGAGVLLLFPYLVSGIITCANLRLPIDYARLDRTVPDAPEYLPAGFDIARVDRYDRSTDLRPWRALPRGDRIVITRPGPVTMGHAAFPIWQVTHNGQPVPSHGPLISFDARPGIYQIERVRLWQESVGTAISLAAALMLALLLWRRRISHLSKFPAYSPSPAMVNRPILGWLARSQNSGGEL, encoded by the coding sequence ATGACCCCATTGGCCGCGCTGGGCATCCTGCTGATGCTGCCCTCCTTCCTGTTCGGCCCAGGGGCCAACCATTCCTATCTCTACAATTATATGTGGACCGGCCATTTCGGCGAGCAAATGGCCGCCGGGCAATTGTACGAGCGCTGGCTACCCAACAGCTTCGAAGGCTTGGGCAGCCCCACCTTCTATTTCTATCCACCGCTCGCCTATTGGCTGTCCGGCGGACTGGCGGCGATCGGTATTCCAGTTCTCCAGGCGATCAATGTCGCTGCACTCCTGCTGTTGATCGCGTCGGGTATGGCGATGCATCGCTGGCTTGCCTCGCGCGGTACGCATCCGCTGCTGGGCGCCGCGCTCTATATGCTGGCGCCCTATCATCTCCATGATTTCTATGTGCGCGGCGCCCTGGCCGAATTTGCCTCCTTCATCTGGCTGCCGCTTATCGCCCTGGGGATTGCGCGCCTGCCCTCGCGCAGCGGCATCGCCCTGCTCGCGCTCAGCTATGGCGCGCTGATCCTGACCCATTTGCCGGTGGCCACACTCACCGGCCCGTTCCTGATCGCGCCGCTGATGCTGCATCGGATATGGCAGGATCGCTCGACGCTGGTCCCCGGACTGATCGCCGGCATTCTCGCCTTTACCCTGGCCGCCTTCTACCTGCTGCCCGCCGCCACGCTACAGGCGCATATGTCGACGGCCCTGTTGTGGACGGGCAAATATCACGCCGCCAACTGGTCGATCTGGCGTGAAGATCTCTTACTATTCCCCTGCATCGCGCTGGGGCTGGGGCTGCTGGCCTGGCCCGCCCGGTCGATCTGGTCGGGAATCGCTATCGTCACCGCCCTCGCGTCGATTAACCTCATCCCGTTCCTCTGGCAGATCGACCTGCTGGACAAGACGCAATTTCCCTGGCGGGCGCTGGGCATCGTCGAATTTACGACCATCACGGCGCTGATGACCTATCGTCCTCGCCCCGTACTGCTAGCGGGTGCCGGCGTGCTGCTGCTGTTCCCTTATCTTGTCAGCGGCATCATTACCTGCGCCAATCTGCGCCTGCCGATCGACTATGCCCGGCTCGACCGGACCGTCCCCGACGCCCCCGAGTATCTTCCGGCCGGTTTCGACATTGCCCGCGTCGATCGCTACGATCGCTCGACCGACCTGCGCCCCTGGCGCGCCCTGCCGCGCGGCGACCGGATTGTCATCACCCGTCCCGGCCCCGTGACCATGGGTCATGCCGCCTTCCCAATCTGGCAGGTGACACACAACGGTCAGCCTGTGCCTTCCCATGGCCCCCTCATCAGTTTCGATGCGCGGCCGGGCATTTACCAGATCGAACGGGTGCGCCTGTGGCAGGAAAGCGTCGGCACGGCCATCAGCCTCGCCGCTGCGCTGATGCTGGCGCTGCTTCTGTGGCGCCGGCGCATTAGCCATTTGTCAAAGTTTCCAGCTTATTCACCTTCTCCAGCCATGGTGAATCGGCCCATTTTGGGGTGGCTGGCCCGATCGCAGAATTCCGGCGGAGAGTTATGA
- a CDS encoding glycosyltransferase family 2 protein — protein sequence MRTVSIVIPVFNEQDSLSLFLDAARPALADALALIGPGAQAEYLFVDDGSTDRTADVLAILSRLNSDVRCITLSRNFGKEAALAAGIDHARGDAVIPIDVDLQDPPAVIVEMVRHWLAGAQVVNARRVDRSTDSWFKRWSARSFYALLNRLSDYPIPENVGDFRLLDRQAVDVVKQLGEQARFNKGLFSWIGFRVATVDYSRARREAGATKWRLGKLWSLAVDGITASTTMPLRIWSYIGGGIALLAFAYAAFLVVHTLVTGVDTPGYASIMVAVLGLGGLNLMSLGIIGEYLGRVASEVRQRPLYVIADEQGGTPLVTPPEACEGEVRWIDQPMRA from the coding sequence ATGCGAACCGTGTCGATCGTCATTCCCGTTTTCAACGAGCAGGACAGCCTGTCGCTGTTCCTGGATGCAGCGCGTCCTGCGCTTGCCGATGCGTTGGCGCTGATCGGGCCGGGCGCGCAGGCTGAATATCTGTTCGTCGACGATGGCAGCACGGACCGCACCGCCGACGTGCTGGCGATCCTGTCGCGCCTGAACAGCGATGTCCGCTGCATCACCCTGTCCCGCAATTTCGGCAAGGAAGCGGCCTTGGCGGCCGGGATCGATCATGCTCGGGGCGACGCCGTCATCCCGATCGACGTCGACCTGCAGGATCCGCCGGCGGTGATCGTGGAGATGGTGCGACATTGGCTGGCCGGCGCGCAGGTCGTCAATGCCCGGCGGGTCGATCGGTCGACGGACAGCTGGTTCAAGCGCTGGAGCGCACGCTCCTTCTATGCGCTGCTCAACCGCCTGTCGGACTATCCCATTCCTGAAAATGTCGGCGACTTCCGCCTGCTCGACCGGCAGGCCGTCGATGTCGTCAAGCAGCTGGGCGAACAGGCCCGCTTCAACAAGGGGCTGTTCAGCTGGATCGGCTTTCGCGTCGCGACGGTCGACTATAGCCGCGCCCGCCGGGAAGCGGGCGCCACCAAATGGCGGCTGGGCAAGCTATGGTCGCTGGCCGTCGACGGCATCACCGCATCGACCACCATGCCGCTACGCATCTGGTCCTATATCGGTGGCGGGATCGCATTGCTGGCCTTTGCCTATGCGGCTTTTCTGGTCGTGCATACGCTGGTCACCGGGGTCGATACGCCGGGCTATGCCTCCATCATGGTGGCGGTGCTGGGGCTGGGCGGGCTCAATCTGATGAGCCTGGGGATCATCGGCGAATATCTGGGCCGTGTCGCGAGCGAAGTGCGGCAGCGGCCGCTCTATGTGATTGCGGACGAGCAGGGTGGTACGCCGCTCGTGACGCCACCGGAGGCGTGTGAAGGAGAGGTCCGGTGGATCGATCAGCCTATGCGAGCCTGA